Genomic DNA from Pseudodesulfovibrio senegalensis:
AATAGTTCCCTGTAGTTTTCAAAAGGGGTGCCTTCGGTGTCCTTGCGCAGGTAGCGGCGTTGGAGAACTATCTTTGCGTTTTCGTTGATGATCGGCTCGGGGAGCCGTTTCGGCATGGGGGTGGCTGCCATGGTTTTCCTCTTCTATCTAGCTGTATTCATTGATAATGATAACGGGTTTTCTCGAGAAGCCCTGTGGACTGCTAGAGAAATTCTAGACTACCGCAGGGAGCAAAAAGAATCCAGTGCGTTTTGCATATCGCGTGCAGGTTTCGCATATGGTTTTCCCGTTTTTCGCAAAAGGGCGTCCCGATCCGTGCGGCCGTGGTTTGGCCAATCGTCGGCAGCGGTGTGCCTCAGCCGCGGATCATGGATTTACCTTGAAAAAAAATTGCTCTATAGGGCTTGAGGAGAGGACCGGATCGTCAACTGCCACAGAGGGATCACCATCATGCGAATTTCCGACAGACTGGAACGGATCAAACCTTCGGCCACGCTGGCCGTGAACGCCAAGGCGCAGGAGCTGCGCGCGCAGGGCCGCGAGGTCATCAGCCTTGCCGTGGGCCAGCCCGATTTCAATACGCCCCAACACGTCGTGGAAGCGGCCAAGGCCGCATTGGACGAGGGGTTCACCCGCTACACCGCGGTTCCGGGCATCCCCGAGCTGCGCGAGGCCGTTGCCGGGTATTACGGTCGTTTTTACGATGCCCCGGCCACGGCGGACGAGGCCATCATCTCCAACGGCGGCAAGCAGGTGCTCTACAACCTGCTCATGGCCCTAGTGAACCCGGGCGACGAAGTGCTCATTCCCGGTCCGTACTGGGTCAGTTACCCGGCCATGGTGCAGCTGGCCGAGGGCGTTTCCGTGATCGTGCCCGCCACGGCGGACAATGATTTTCTCGTTTCCGTGGCCGACCTCGAGGCCAAACGCACCAGCCGCACGCGGGTGCTGATCCTCAATTCGCCTTCCAACCCCACGGGCTGCTGCTACACGCAGGACCAGCTGGACGAGATCGCGGACTGGGCCCTGAAGAACGACGTGTTCATCATTTCGGACGAGGTTTACGACCGGTTGGTATATGCCCCGGCCACCCCGGCCTCGCTGGCCGGCTTCCGCGCCGCGCACCCGGAAAACTGCGCATTGGTGGGCGCGCTGTCCAAGTCTTTCTGCATGACGGGCTGGCGCATCGGCTGGTCCGTGGCCCATGCGGATCTGGTCAAGGCCATGATCAAGGTGCAGGGCCAGTCCACCTCCAACATTTCCGCGTTTTCGCAAAAGGCGGCCACCGTGGCCCTGAACGGCTCGTGGGACATTGTGGAAACCATGAAAGAGGCCTTTGTTCGCCGCCGCGACATGGCCTATGAGATCATCGCGGGCTGGGGCGCGCAGTGTCCCAAGCCGGACGGCGCCTTCTACCTGTTCCCGGTGCTGGACAATTTCTACACCAAAGACGCCCCGGACTCCGCGGCCATGTGTACCAGGATTCTGGAAGAGGCGGGCGTGGCCCTTGTGCCGGGTTCGGCTTTCGGCGACGACCGCTGCATCCGGTTCTCCTATGCTTTGGACGACGCCACCCTCAAGGATGCATTGACCCGTGTTGGCCGCGTTTTGACCGGCAAATAGTCGGGCCTTTCATGAGAACAGAGCGGGCCGGGAAAGACTCGGCCCGCTTTTCTTTTATCCGAAAACCACCTATTTGAGGGGATGTGCCGCGTTGCCGCAGGGGCTTGCGGATGATTGCGGTTAGTGCCGGTATTGCGGCGCAAAGGAAGATTCATGCCCGAACTGCCCGAAGTGGAAACCATAGCCCGTGGACTGCACGGATCGCTTTGCGATCGCACCGTTGCGGGCGTGCGCGTGCTGTGGCCCGGCAGCGTGCATGACGGCGACGCCTCGGGTCGGGACATGAAGTCGCAGCCCGTCCGTTTGCAGGCCCTTGTGCCGGGCGCCACCGTTGTGGGCGCGCGCAGGCGGGCCAAGCTGTTGCTGCTGGATTTGATCTCTCCCGAAGACCATGAAAACCGCGAGCTGACGCTGGCCTTTCACCTCAAGATGACGGGCCGGGTGGTGCATGAGGTCTGTCGCGATGTCCAGACCCATGACCGGGTGCGCTTTCTGCTGCGGGACAACACCGTGCTGACCTTTGCGGACGTGCGCAAGTTCGGCTACGTGCGCCTTTTCCTGCCCGGTGAATTGGAGCAATGGAAATTCTGGCGCAATCTCGGCCCCGAGCCGCTGGAAACCGGCGCCGAGCTGCTGGCCCAATCCGTGGCGCATCGCAAGGCGCGCATCAAGGGCTTGCTGCTGGACCAGACCGTGGTGGCCGGTGTAGGAAACATCTACGCGGACGAGTCCCTGTTTCGTGCCGGAATCCGGCCGGACGCCAAGGCCTGCGACGTGCCCCCGCACAGGCTGGCGGCCCTGTTCCGGCATTTGCAGGACGTGCTCCTGCAGGCCATTGCGGAAAACGGCAGCTCCATTCGGGACTATGTGAACGCGGACGGCGATGCCGGGGCGTTCCAGAACAGCTTCAACGTGTATGGCAAAAAAGGGCAGTGCTGCCCGCGCTGCCGTGCGGAGCTGGTGTGCTGCACCGTGGCCGGGCGTACGTCCACGTTTTGTCCGTGCTGCCAGAAATGAGCGTATGGCCAGGGGGTGGAACAACCGCAACGACTCCAACAAAGAAGTTGCGGTTCGGGCAGGCCTTCGTGTTATGAACCGTGTTTTTCGTATGCGTTTGATGCGCTGATTATAACGAAACCTGTTTTTTGGCCCAAAAGGATTCATGCATGGGCAGACGATTGGATGCATATGGCTTTTTGTTGAAATGGTTGAATATTTTTTTGGGATCGGATGGACAACATGCCTGTAGCCCGGCAGGAGTGAAGATTGTGTTTTTGCCGTGAACTTTTTTTTCAACTGTCCGGAATATGACGAAGACGCGATTTTTCTAGAAAAAGACTAGATTTTTTATAGATACGATTTGACCGCGAATCGCGCGGTTTTTGGCCGGGGTTGCCCGGATCAACGCAAACAGGAAGAATCAATGAGCGCACATGGCCGGAAGATAGCACGCAATGCCGGGGTGGTGGCCGGAGCCACGCTGGTTTCCCGCGTGTTGGGGTTCGTTAGAGACCTGATCGTGGCCTTTGCCTTGGGCGCGGGATTGCTGGCGGACGCCTTTTTCGTGGCTTTCCGTATTCCCAACCTGCTGCGCCGCCTGTTCGGGGAGGGTTCCCTGACCATGGCCTTCATTCCGGTCTATGCACGGGTGCGCGAGGAGCAGGGCGAGGAAGCCGCGCAGGCCATGGCCCGGTCCGCCATGATCTGGCTGGCGGTCATCCTCACGGGCATCACCCTGCTGGCCGAGCTGGCCGCCGGGCCGCTGACCATGGCCATTGCCCCGGGGTTCACGCGCAACCCCGAGCAGTTCGCCGTGACCGTGGACCTTGTGCGCATCTGTTTTCCCTACGTGATTTTCATCTGTTCGGTGGCCTTGTGCATGGGCATGCTCAACGCGCAGGGCCACTTTCTTGCCCCGGCCTTGGCACCTTCGGTGCTCAACGTGGCCCTGATCGGTGCGGCCCTGACCGGCTATTGGGCCGGGTGGAACGTGGCCTATGCCATGGCCTTCGGCGTGCTGGTGGGCGGCGTGTTCCAGTTCGCCCTGCAACTGCCGTTTTTGCGGCGCACCGGGTTCTCGTGGCGCGGGGCATGGTCGTGGAGCGACCCGGGCGTGCGGCGCATGGGCCTGCTCATGCTGCCCACGGTGTTCGGGGCGGCCGTGTACCAGCTCAACATTCTGCTGGGCACGTTGCTGGCCTCCTATCTGCCGGTGGGCAGCGTTTCCTATCTCTACTATGCGGACCGTCTTGTGCAGTTTCCGCTGGGCGTGTTCGGCATTGCCGTGAGCACCGCGGCCCTGCCCAGCCTTTCGGCCCTTGCCGCCAAAAGGGACATGGACGGGTTCGGCGGAGCCTTGCGCTCGGCCATGGGTTTGACCCTGTTCATTGCCCTGCCCGCGGCCGCAGGATTGCTGGCGCTGGCCGTGCCGCTCATCAGCCTGTTGTTCGAGCGGGGCGCGTTTTCCGCGCAGGCCGTGATAGCCACGGCGCAGGCCCTGGCCGCCTACAGCGTGGGCCTGCCCTTCATCGCCCTTGCCCGCCCGCTGGTGGCCGGGTTCTATGCGCTGGAGGACACCAGAACCCCGGTGCGCATTGCCGTGGCCTGCCTTGTGGTCAACATCGGCCTTGGCGCGTGGCTCATGACCTTCTGGGCGCACGTGGGGCTGGCCGTGGCCGTGAGCGCGTCCTCGCTGGCGAATTTCGCATTGCTGTTCTGGAAGCTGCGGGCGCGGCTCGGCCATTCCCCGCTGGAATTGGGCGGGGTGGCGCGCAGCCTTGCGCTTTCCTGTCTTATCGGCGCGGGCGCGTGGTTTTCCGCATCATGGAGCGGGTGGTGGCTGGCCCTGATTCCGGTCTGGGTCATTGTGTATTTTGCCGGAGCCGTGCTCCTGCGCATGACCGAGGCCCGCATGCTGCTGGACATGGTCCGTTCCCGCATTGCGCGGAAAAAGGGGCGCGCATGACGGATGCGGCGCGCCAGCAGTTCCCGCGCGGGTTGATGCAGCCCGAGGGCGGATACCGTTTTTCCATGGACTCGTTGTTGTTGTCCTGTTTTTGCCATTTGCCGAACCGGGCCGTTGGCGCGGACCTCGGGGCCGGGTGCGGCGTGGTGGGGCTTGGCCTGCTGTTGCGCGGGCAGCGGGAAAACGCGGATTGGGGGGTGACCGGGGTGGAGCTGGACCCGGACGCGGTCTGCAGCGCGCAGGACAACGCCCGCTTGCTGGGCCTTGAAGACCGTTTTGCCGTGCGCGAGGCCGATGTGCGCGAATTCGTCCGCCGCGAGCCGGACAGGGCATTGGCGCAGACGTTGGATTTCGTTGTGGCCAACCCGCCGTACCGCGACCCCGGCTCGGGCCGGGTCAGCCACGGTGAGCAACGGGGCAACGCCCGTTTCGAGCAGCAGGCGTCTTTTGCGGATTTCTGCGCGTGCGCGGCGCGGCTGCTGCGCGGCAGGGGGCGTTTTTTCGTGGTGCATCTGGCCGAGCGGCTGCCGGATTTGCTGCAGGATATGCGTTCGGCAGGGCTGGAGCCAAAGCGCATGCGCCTTGTGCATAGCCGTATTCATGAGCCTGCGCGCATGGTGCTGCTGGAAGGGGTGCGCGATGCGCGGCCCGGCCTTGTGGCGGAGGCTCCGCTGGTGGTGTATGAAGGGCAGGGACAGGCAACGGCCATGACCCCACAGGCTCTGGATTTCTGTCCGTTCCTGCAATGCAATGCCGGAACGCGGGCCTGATGTTCACCAAGCGGAGAGTCCCGGCTGGCCGAGGCTTCCGCATAACCCCAACAGCACTGCCGCAAACCAATGCGACCGGGAATCATGATCAGAAAAATCATTCTTGAGAATTTCATGGCCCACAAGCACACCGAGCTGGAGCTTGGTCCCGGGCTCACGGCCCTGACAGGACCCAACAACACGGGCAAGTCCGCTGTTGTGGAGGCCCTGCGCTGCGTGGCCACCAATCCTTCGCCCTACAACTACATCCGCCACGGCGCAAAACAGGCGCGGGTGACCGTGGAGCTTGAGGACGGGGTGCGCGTGGTCTGGATTCGCAAGAAGGCCAGCCCGGGCTACGAAATTCACCGCCCAGGACAGGACGAGCCCGAAGAATTCTGGAAGATGGGGCGCGGCAACGTGCCGGACGAGGTGCGCGATCTTTTGCGGCTGGATCCGGTTGAACTGGAGCGTTTCAAGAACGACGCCGTGGACGTGCACATCGGCAACCAGCGCGAGCCGGTCTTTCTGCTCAACAGGCCGGACAGCCTTGTGGCGGACTTTCTGGCCTCGTCCACCGAGGGCGCGCATCTGCTCTCCATGCAGGACGCGCTCAAGAAGCGCATTACAGAGGCCAAGCGCGAACAGGCCGGGCGCACCGCGCGGCTGGGGCACATCCGAACGGAGCTGGACACCCTGTCTCCCTTGCCGGATCTGACTCTGCTGGCCGAAACCTGCCGGGAGATGAAGACGCAACTGCGCACGCTGGATGCGGCCATCCCGGCATTGGGTTCCCTGCTCCATGAACGCGACCGTCTGGAAAAACAACGGGTCCATGCGCAACGGTCCGCGCAGGCTCTCGCCAATCTGACGCCCCCCCCCGAACTGGAGCCCGTGGCCCCGCTGGCCAACACGCTGAACGAGCAGGCCGCCCTGCACAGGCGGCTGCAAACCGCCTCGGCCCAGGCCAAGACTCTGGCTCCCCTGAATCCGCCCCCGCAAGTGCACGACACGCGCACCCTGCGCACCCTTGTGGACAGCTTGCAGACGGTTGCGGACGGGCTGATCCGGTCCGAAAAAAGGCACGCGATCCTGAACGGTTTGCTTGACCCGCCCCAGCCGGACTCACCCGCACCCCTGCAGGCCCTGCTGCGGGACATGGGCGCGTTGCAGCATCGGCTCGGGCAGGCGCAGGTCGAACTGGAGCGGGCAAAAAACGAAAAACAGGCGTTCCGCGCGCAGCTTGATGAACGGCTGGCCGGGCTGGGCACATGCCCCACCTGCGGCCAGCCCATGGACGCCGGGCATTTTCTGCAGGAGGTCGGCGAGCATGAGTCCTAGCCAAATCCCGGAAATCGAGGGCGCGGGCCTGCTGTTCATGGCCGATCCCCACTTTGCGGACAATTCGCCGGGCCAGCGGTTGGACGGATATTTCGAGCAGATACTGGCCAAGGTGGAGGCCGGGCTGGACATGGCCCGCGAGCAGGAACTGGTGCCCGTGTTTCTGGGCGACATGTTCCACTGGCCCCGCGACAACTCCAACAGGATGCTTGTGGAACTCATGCGCCTGTTTGTCTCCCACGGCGGCGCGCAAAAGGTCTGGGCGCTGGTGGGCAACCACGACAAGCACCAGTCCCGCCTGACCGACGACGTAAGCCTTGCGGTGCTGGAAACCGCGGGTGCGTTGCGGCTCATGAAGGAGCAGGGACCGCAGTTCGTGCTGCGTTCACAAACGGATTCGGGGGTTGCCCGCACCCTTGTGTGCGCCAGCCCGGACGGTTCGCCCATTCCCAAGCTTTTTGAGCGCCCCGGCGACGATCCCCTGTTGGATGATCCGCAGACCGTGCTCTGGCTTACGCACCACAACATCCGTTTTCCGGAGTTTCTGGACCGCGCCTACGGCATCAAGGAGTTGCCCGGCATTGACTGGGTCATCAACGGCCATATCCACAGGCCGCAGCAGACCGTGGTCAAGGGCTGCACCACATGGGCCAACCCCGGCAACATTTCCCGGCTGACCTTTTCGCGCCATTCCCTTGAGCGGGTTCCCCGCGCCCATGTCTGGACTCCGGGCTGCGCCGAGCTTGCGCCGCAGGATTTGCCGCACCTGCCCTTTGCCGAGGTGTTCCCAGATCAGGAACTGCCGCCCGAGCAGGGGGAGGGTGAGGAACAGGACGGTTCGCGCTTCATTCGCGGGCTGGAGCGGCTGGCATGGCGCAGGACCAACGAAGGCGTGGGGCTGCGCGACTTCCTGAAGGAAAATCTCGACGACACGACACCCGAGGACTCCCTTGTATGGGAGCTGTACGAGGAGGTAATGGATGATGCATCACGATAACGCGGGCGGCCCGGACAAGGCCGTGGAGCAGGAGCTGCAATCCTTGCGCGCCCGGTTCGAGCAACTGCGCGACCACAAGGTGCGCGTGGAGCAGGACATCAGGAACCTGACCGGTCAGCTGGAAGCATTGAAGGAGCGGGCCAAACAGGAATACGGCACGGACGAACCTGAAGAACTGCAAAGCTTGTTGCAGAAAAAACAGCAGGAAAATGAGCGACTTGTGCAGGAATACCGTCAGCACATCAACGATCTGCAGCAAGGGCTGGCCGAAGTGGAGCAGGCCTTTGGCGAAAGCTCGAGGCGTTCATGACCATGCCCGGACAGCCGGAATTGCGTGAGCTGGAAAACAGGCTCGGCCGTTTGAGCGCGTTCGGTGAAAGCCGCACGGACGAGTTCCTGCGCGAGCGGGAGCTGCTGGAACGTGCGCAGGAATTTCTGGACCTTGCGCCCTCGGTGCGCACGCGGCTGGAGGAATTGAGCACGCTCATGTTCGGCTCGCTGCTGGACGAGATCGAGGCCAATCTGA
This window encodes:
- the mutM gene encoding bifunctional DNA-formamidopyrimidine glycosylase/DNA-(apurinic or apyrimidinic site) lyase; this translates as MPELPEVETIARGLHGSLCDRTVAGVRVLWPGSVHDGDASGRDMKSQPVRLQALVPGATVVGARRRAKLLLLDLISPEDHENRELTLAFHLKMTGRVVHEVCRDVQTHDRVRFLLRDNTVLTFADVRKFGYVRLFLPGELEQWKFWRNLGPEPLETGAELLAQSVAHRKARIKGLLLDQTVVAGVGNIYADESLFRAGIRPDAKACDVPPHRLAALFRHLQDVLLQAIAENGSSIRDYVNADGDAGAFQNSFNVYGKKGQCCPRCRAELVCCTVAGRTSTFCPCCQK
- a CDS encoding pyridoxal phosphate-dependent aminotransferase produces the protein MRISDRLERIKPSATLAVNAKAQELRAQGREVISLAVGQPDFNTPQHVVEAAKAALDEGFTRYTAVPGIPELREAVAGYYGRFYDAPATADEAIISNGGKQVLYNLLMALVNPGDEVLIPGPYWVSYPAMVQLAEGVSVIVPATADNDFLVSVADLEAKRTSRTRVLILNSPSNPTGCCYTQDQLDEIADWALKNDVFIISDEVYDRLVYAPATPASLAGFRAAHPENCALVGALSKSFCMTGWRIGWSVAHADLVKAMIKVQGQSTSNISAFSQKAATVALNGSWDIVETMKEAFVRRRDMAYEIIAGWGAQCPKPDGAFYLFPVLDNFYTKDAPDSAAMCTRILEEAGVALVPGSAFGDDRCIRFSYALDDATLKDALTRVGRVLTGK
- a CDS encoding tRNA1(Val) (adenine(37)-N6)-methyltransferase, which translates into the protein MTDAARQQFPRGLMQPEGGYRFSMDSLLLSCFCHLPNRAVGADLGAGCGVVGLGLLLRGQRENADWGVTGVELDPDAVCSAQDNARLLGLEDRFAVREADVREFVRREPDRALAQTLDFVVANPPYRDPGSGRVSHGEQRGNARFEQQASFADFCACAARLLRGRGRFFVVHLAERLPDLLQDMRSAGLEPKRMRLVHSRIHEPARMVLLEGVRDARPGLVAEAPLVVYEGQGQATAMTPQALDFCPFLQCNAGTRA
- a CDS encoding AAA family ATPase, which produces MIRKIILENFMAHKHTELELGPGLTALTGPNNTGKSAVVEALRCVATNPSPYNYIRHGAKQARVTVELEDGVRVVWIRKKASPGYEIHRPGQDEPEEFWKMGRGNVPDEVRDLLRLDPVELERFKNDAVDVHIGNQREPVFLLNRPDSLVADFLASSTEGAHLLSMQDALKKRITEAKREQAGRTARLGHIRTELDTLSPLPDLTLLAETCREMKTQLRTLDAAIPALGSLLHERDRLEKQRVHAQRSAQALANLTPPPELEPVAPLANTLNEQAALHRRLQTASAQAKTLAPLNPPPQVHDTRTLRTLVDSLQTVADGLIRSEKRHAILNGLLDPPQPDSPAPLQALLRDMGALQHRLGQAQVELERAKNEKQAFRAQLDERLAGLGTCPTCGQPMDAGHFLQEVGEHES
- a CDS encoding metallophosphoesterase family protein; the encoded protein is MSPSQIPEIEGAGLLFMADPHFADNSPGQRLDGYFEQILAKVEAGLDMAREQELVPVFLGDMFHWPRDNSNRMLVELMRLFVSHGGAQKVWALVGNHDKHQSRLTDDVSLAVLETAGALRLMKEQGPQFVLRSQTDSGVARTLVCASPDGSPIPKLFERPGDDPLLDDPQTVLWLTHHNIRFPEFLDRAYGIKELPGIDWVINGHIHRPQQTVVKGCTTWANPGNISRLTFSRHSLERVPRAHVWTPGCAELAPQDLPHLPFAEVFPDQELPPEQGEGEEQDGSRFIRGLERLAWRRTNEGVGLRDFLKENLDDTTPEDSLVWELYEEVMDDASR
- the murJ gene encoding murein biosynthesis integral membrane protein MurJ; protein product: MSAHGRKIARNAGVVAGATLVSRVLGFVRDLIVAFALGAGLLADAFFVAFRIPNLLRRLFGEGSLTMAFIPVYARVREEQGEEAAQAMARSAMIWLAVILTGITLLAELAAGPLTMAIAPGFTRNPEQFAVTVDLVRICFPYVIFICSVALCMGMLNAQGHFLAPALAPSVLNVALIGAALTGYWAGWNVAYAMAFGVLVGGVFQFALQLPFLRRTGFSWRGAWSWSDPGVRRMGLLMLPTVFGAAVYQLNILLGTLLASYLPVGSVSYLYYADRLVQFPLGVFGIAVSTAALPSLSALAAKRDMDGFGGALRSAMGLTLFIALPAAAGLLALAVPLISLLFERGAFSAQAVIATAQALAAYSVGLPFIALARPLVAGFYALEDTRTPVRIAVACLVVNIGLGAWLMTFWAHVGLAVAVSASSLANFALLFWKLRARLGHSPLELGGVARSLALSCLIGAGAWFSASWSGWWLALIPVWVIVYFAGAVLLRMTEARMLLDMVRSRIARKKGRA